Genomic DNA from Veillonella criceti:
GCTTTTGCTGAATTTGTAGGTAAATTGCCGACACAGGGAACAGCTGTGGTTTGTGGTGATAATGCGAATATCCAAACAATCATGAACAAAGTGGACCGTCAATTTATTACGTATGGCTTGCAACCAGATAATGAATATACAGTGCAAAATATTCATTATGAAAAAGGCATTTTAGTCTATGATGCATTTCATAATGGTGAAAAGATTGTAACAGTACGTTTAAAAGTCCCAGGTACTCATAATGCACTTAATTCCTTAGGGGCGTTGGTAATGGCTGTTGGTTGCGGTATTCCTGTTGAAACCGTGGTGGCAGGCTTAGCTAAATTCACAGGGGCTAAACGACGTTTTGAAACAAAAGGTCATTGTCATGATATTTGGGTAGTAGATGATTATGCACATCATCCAACGGAAATTGCAGCTACCTTAGGAGCGGCTAAAGCCCTCGAATCGCATCGTGTAGTTTGTATATTTCAACCGCATCGTTTTACACGTACCAATTTGTTGCTAAAAGAATTTGGTAGTGCTTTCAAACAGGCTGATGTTCTTTTTATTACTGATATTTATAGTGCTGGTGAAGAGCCGATTGCTGGTATTGATGGGCAGTCTATTCCTAGGATGGTAGAAACTACTACAGGGCAGACCGTTCATTATATTGCCAATGTAGATGATGTGCCAAGTGTGGTAAAAGAAGTATTACAGCCTAATGATTTAGTTATTACTATGGGGGCCGGTAATATTAGTCAATATGGTCCCAAATTATTAGCTGCATTAGAAGAGGAATAATCATGAAGGATAAACAAATTATTGTATTAATGGGTGGTCCATCAAAAGAAGCAGAC
This window encodes:
- the murC gene encoding UDP-N-acetylmuramate--L-alanine ligase, with protein sequence MLDGIHKIHLIGIAGSGMRAIANILISQGFDVSGSDIQESAVTERFRKMGATIHIGHNADYVNGVDAVVRSTAIHADNPELMAAKEQGIPILHRSDIVKAVLDITKGIAVAGAHGKTTTTSMLGQIFVEAGLDPTVIIGGEVDYLGGSSQWGRGEYSIAEADESDGSFLKLNPHAIVITNIENDHMDHYGTMENLLNAFAEFVGKLPTQGTAVVCGDNANIQTIMNKVDRQFITYGLQPDNEYTVQNIHYEKGILVYDAFHNGEKIVTVRLKVPGTHNALNSLGALVMAVGCGIPVETVVAGLAKFTGAKRRFETKGHCHDIWVVDDYAHHPTEIAATLGAAKALESHRVVCIFQPHRFTRTNLLLKEFGSAFKQADVLFITDIYSAGEEPIAGIDGQSIPRMVETTTGQTVHYIANVDDVPSVVKEVLQPNDLVITMGAGNISQYGPKLLAALEEE